Proteins encoded by one window of Candidatus Nitrosocosmicus hydrocola:
- a CDS encoding inositol monophosphatase family protein: MSVLEILKECAINVYGNTKDIIGTVEGRQKFELGAGGDVSTKIDLIAEKSVFEVLKKKAFDPNVVGEECGLVEGKDAGIIVMDGVDGTTNANCGLPFYCCSLAYSKDMNLTSVTDSVVFNLVSGDIFYASKSKGSFMNGKRLSTTKDPSLTINEMVIGLNISGLSKEHFISISSLVSSISHVRHLGANALELCYFARGSIDAYIDIREKIRSIDMAACYLIAKEAGGLIFDTTGKALNCSLYVDSRMSFIAVANLEMYNWIRNLITK, translated from the coding sequence GTGTCAGTTTTGGAAATATTAAAGGAATGCGCCATCAATGTTTATGGCAATACCAAAGATATAATAGGCACAGTTGAAGGAAGACAGAAATTTGAATTAGGTGCTGGAGGTGATGTTTCGACTAAAATTGATTTGATAGCTGAAAAATCAGTTTTTGAAGTATTGAAAAAAAAAGCTTTTGATCCAAATGTTGTTGGTGAAGAGTGTGGTTTAGTTGAGGGTAAAGATGCAGGCATAATAGTAATGGATGGTGTGGATGGAACTACGAATGCAAATTGTGGATTGCCTTTCTATTGCTGTTCCCTTGCTTACTCAAAAGACATGAATCTTACCTCAGTGACTGATTCTGTAGTATTTAATCTAGTATCGGGAGATATCTTTTATGCGTCGAAATCAAAAGGTTCTTTCATGAATGGAAAGAGACTTTCTACTACAAAAGATCCATCACTAACAATTAATGAAATGGTAATTGGGCTCAATATTTCTGGTTTATCTAAGGAACATTTTATCTCTATATCCAGCTTAGTTTCATCTATCAGTCATGTTAGACATTTGGGGGCCAATGCATTAGAATTATGTTACTTCGCACGTGGATCAATTGATGCTTACATTGATATCAGAGAAAAAATTCGATCAATAGATATGGCGGCATGTTATCTGATAGCAAAGGAAGCAGGTGGATTGATTTTCGACACTACTGGTAAGGCACTAAATTGCAGTCTGTATGTGGATTCGAGGATGTCATTTATCGCAGTAGCAAATCTTGAAATGTATAATTGGATCAGAAATTTGATAACTAAATGA
- a CDS encoding cobalamin B12-binding domain-containing protein produces the protein MVFIRVKKVKGFDYYYLVKSQWDSKRKISTQRTVKYLGKASDVKIENIPLEYQSDPKILSLVSSVTKIQARTERTLNELRQHVFDNLKSGKIENIIRVAEEFREGGSLCIFYENILKPILYEIGILWQNKSIDIGTEHVCSNMANRAIHTLTRPVKHGNNSEPIMICTPDGELHNIACNMIESVLLEKGFNVSNISPSIPSDSVITHMKELNPALVLLSVTLHDNIGSATRLISRLCSLFQTPILLGGLAIDNCSDEERRKLESISPNVTLVVKSTLESLVKMVKIELKSTRNLNNHSYKQAHEMNNLINVV, from the coding sequence ATGGTATTTATCCGCGTAAAGAAGGTAAAAGGATTCGATTATTACTACCTAGTAAAAAGTCAATGGGATTCGAAAAGAAAAATATCAACTCAACGGACGGTAAAATATTTAGGCAAAGCGAGTGATGTGAAAATTGAAAATATTCCCCTCGAATATCAAAGCGATCCCAAAATTTTATCTCTGGTATCTTCTGTTACCAAGATTCAAGCAAGAACTGAACGAACACTAAATGAATTGAGGCAACATGTTTTTGATAATTTAAAGTCAGGAAAGATTGAAAACATAATAAGGGTCGCTGAAGAATTTAGAGAAGGTGGAAGTTTGTGTATTTTTTATGAAAATATTCTCAAGCCCATTTTGTATGAAATTGGTATTTTATGGCAAAATAAATCTATTGATATTGGCACAGAACATGTTTGCAGTAATATGGCTAACAGGGCGATCCATACGTTAACAAGACCTGTAAAGCATGGTAATAATTCAGAACCCATAATGATATGTACTCCGGATGGGGAACTTCACAATATAGCTTGTAATATGATTGAATCGGTACTGTTAGAAAAAGGTTTCAATGTATCCAATATTTCCCCATCTATTCCTTCAGATTCAGTAATAACACATATGAAGGAACTGAATCCAGCACTAGTTTTACTTTCAGTGACTTTACACGACAATATAGGCTCAGCGACAAGGTTGATAAGTAGATTATGTTCTCTTTTTCAAACCCCGATACTTTTGGGGGGATTGGCAATAGACAATTGTAGTGACGAAGAAAGGAGAAAATTGGAATCCATTAGTCCAAATGTTACTTTAGTTGTAAAATCGACATTAGAATCACTTGTTAAGATGGTAAAAATTGAGCTAAAGAGTACCCGAAATCTAAACAACCATAGTTATAAACAGGCACACGAGATGAACAATTTAATAAATGTAGTATAA
- a CDS encoding NAD(P)-dependent malic enzyme, translated as MTLKEDALNLHRILRGKIEISSRISSDNIFETEGENGKGTLSSIYTPGVAFVSDEIRKDKNLAYEYTSKWNNIAIICDGTRVLGLGNIGPEGALPVMEGKSVLFKTLANVNAFPLCISIKGKEEIISFVKSIEPSFGAINIEDIESPKVLEIVEILQREMSIPVFHDDRHGTAVITMAALINALRLLNKKVQETKVVIAGAGSAGYGIFKILKKSKFKDIIVLDKDGAIYEGRDINVRLYESEKIQHPFSNNNQINPFKREIALNSNIQKISGDLATTIKGADVFIGTSGIGNLLNVKMIKTMNTDPIIFALSNPVPEILPADAIRGGAAIVGTGRSDFPNQINNAVVFPAIFRALLDLRIKNLDEDILIAVSKSIADLVDIKHLSKNFIIPKINDPRILPVVTNSVKDYIINLQKANP; from the coding sequence TTGACACTAAAGGAAGATGCCTTAAACCTTCATCGAATACTTAGGGGAAAAATTGAGATAAGTAGCAGAATTTCTTCAGATAATATTTTTGAAACTGAAGGAGAAAACGGAAAAGGAACATTAAGTTCGATTTATACTCCAGGTGTAGCTTTTGTATCCGACGAGATAAGAAAAGACAAGAATTTAGCCTATGAGTATACATCCAAATGGAATAATATTGCAATTATTTGTGACGGAACCAGAGTTTTAGGATTGGGCAACATTGGCCCTGAAGGTGCATTGCCTGTAATGGAGGGTAAATCCGTATTATTCAAAACACTAGCTAACGTTAACGCATTTCCATTGTGTATATCAATTAAAGGTAAAGAAGAAATCATCAGTTTTGTAAAATCTATCGAACCATCCTTTGGAGCAATTAATATAGAAGATATCGAATCACCTAAAGTTTTGGAAATTGTTGAAATACTCCAACGTGAAATGTCAATACCTGTTTTTCATGACGATAGACACGGTACAGCAGTAATTACTATGGCGGCCTTGATAAATGCCTTGAGATTACTAAACAAGAAAGTACAAGAAACCAAGGTCGTTATAGCTGGTGCTGGTTCTGCAGGATATGGAATATTTAAGATTTTGAAAAAGTCAAAGTTCAAAGATATTATAGTACTAGACAAAGACGGAGCTATTTACGAAGGCAGGGATATTAATGTCAGGTTATACGAATCAGAAAAAATTCAACATCCTTTTTCTAATAATAATCAAATAAACCCGTTCAAAAGGGAAATTGCGTTAAATTCTAACATACAGAAAATAAGTGGAGACCTAGCAACTACTATCAAAGGAGCAGATGTATTTATTGGAACATCAGGAATTGGTAACTTATTAAATGTCAAGATGATCAAAACTATGAATACGGATCCAATTATTTTTGCGCTTAGCAATCCAGTTCCAGAGATTTTGCCGGCAGATGCTATTAGAGGAGGAGCTGCTATAGTAGGAACCGGTCGGTCGGATTTTCCTAACCAAATAAATAATGCAGTAGTGTTTCCGGCGATATTTAGGGCGCTCCTAGATTTAAGGATAAAGAATTTAGACGAAGATATTTTGATTGCGGTATCAAAATCAATAGCAGATCTGGTTGATATCAAACATTTATCTAAAAACTTCATAATCCCAAAAATAAATGATCCGAGAATACTTCCAGTGGTTACTAATTCAGTGAAGGATTACATAATCAATCTACAAAAGGCAAATCCATAA
- a CDS encoding transcription initiation factor IIB, whose product MYNSLLFNELDKVSSSHQHSIIYDYEKGEKLCKLCGVIVQDKIYDAELNTEFYKYRSDTNTVLPHSIILNDKGMSTSIADYDATSSKRFSNRKEHNKIEFLNKIVSCSNKKRNLKIVIDLLNRIKDKLSLTSVCIEESLLHYKKALEKGLIKGRSIKEMIVACVYLVCKKVNIPRTLSEISQIVEADEIFAARCYRLLMRELKITHVQFKPTIFIRKIADEANINERTARESIDLLLAIQNENVFSGKNSLSIAAAILYITCRKHRQKISQAKIAAAANINIMTLRKRLSEVRNVIGNASFLN is encoded by the coding sequence ATGTATAATAGTTTATTATTTAACGAATTAGATAAAGTCTCATCAAGTCATCAGCATTCCATTATTTATGACTACGAAAAAGGGGAAAAACTATGTAAGTTGTGTGGGGTGATAGTGCAGGACAAGATATATGACGCGGAATTGAACACCGAGTTTTACAAGTATAGGAGTGATACCAACACAGTGTTACCACATTCCATTATTCTAAACGATAAGGGAATGTCTACTTCTATTGCGGATTACGATGCAACCAGTTCTAAGAGATTTTCTAATAGAAAAGAACACAATAAGATTGAATTTCTCAACAAGATTGTGAGTTGCTCCAATAAGAAGAGAAATCTAAAGATAGTAATTGATTTACTAAACAGGATCAAAGACAAGTTGTCATTAACCTCTGTCTGTATCGAGGAATCACTTTTGCACTATAAGAAAGCTCTTGAAAAGGGTCTAATTAAGGGTAGGTCGATAAAGGAAATGATTGTCGCTTGTGTTTATCTAGTATGTAAGAAGGTTAACATACCAAGAACTCTTTCAGAAATTTCACAAATAGTAGAAGCAGACGAAATCTTTGCTGCGAGATGTTATAGGCTGTTAATGAGAGAATTAAAGATCACACATGTCCAGTTTAAACCAACAATATTTATCAGGAAAATTGCAGACGAGGCCAATATTAACGAGAGAACGGCAAGAGAGTCGATAGATTTGTTATTAGCAATACAGAATGAAAATGTGTTTTCAGGAAAGAACTCACTTTCTATTGCCGCTGCCATTTTATACATTACCTGCAGAAAACATAGACAAAAAATATCACAAGCCAAAATCGCCGCAGCTGCAAATATAAATATCATGACCCTGAGAAAAAGACTTTCAGAGGTAAGGAATGTAATTGGGAATGCATCGTTCTTAAATTAA
- a CDS encoding response regulator — MIIEDEQDLLNLYKDFLINKGYYISVTNTTASNIMSDYEEFKPDLVILDYKLPDGKNGLEAANEIFNKYPFASILIISAYDTVKQAFNSEKRFITKNIKLLIKPFKLTKLNELTIELVNRQTNKHVKT; from the coding sequence ATGATAATCGAAGACGAACAGGATTTGTTGAATCTTTATAAAGATTTTTTAATAAACAAAGGCTACTACATTTCTGTCACTAACACTACTGCATCAAATATTATGAGTGATTATGAAGAATTCAAACCAGACCTTGTAATCCTTGATTACAAACTACCAGATGGTAAAAATGGACTCGAGGCTGCTAATGAAATTTTCAATAAATACCCTTTTGCATCTATTCTGATAATTTCAGCTTACGATACTGTAAAACAGGCATTTAATAGTGAAAAAAGATTTATTACAAAAAATATAAAACTACTAATTAAGCCATTTAAACTCACAAAGTTAAACGAGCTCACTATAGAATTGGTTAACAGGCAAACTAATAAACATGTCAAGACCTGA
- a CDS encoding LLM class flavin-dependent oxidoreductase: MTAPSLRGHQAIVAQVFVTLENMLPTRVILGLGRGGALNEVTSGNLWTNN; this comes from the coding sequence TTGACTGCTCCTTCCTTAAGAGGCCATCAAGCTATAGTTGCTCAGGTCTTTGTTACACTTGAAAATATGCTTCCAACTAGGGTAATTCTTGGTTTAGGTAGAGGTGGGGCATTGAACGAAGTAACAAGTGGAAATCTTTGGACCAATAATTAA